The Bacillus sp. F19 DNA segment AACTACGACATCATTCCCATTATTTTTTTCCTCGATTACTCTTCTTGCAGCATTCATGATTTTTTCCGGAGATCCAACAGATGTGCCTCCAAATTTTTGTACAACTAAACCCATATCAGCCTCTCACCTTTCCAGTTAAATTGATCGTCAGCAGGTAAAAGGGAGAATCTCAGAAAACGCAAAAAAAGCAATGAGATTCCCTATCTCATTGCTTGCATAAACGAATAATGAAACTTCATTCATACAATGAGATAGCGCTCCAAGAAAAATACATCTTCTTGACAATTTTACGTCTATTAAACGCAAAACCAGCAAAAGAAAGAAATGGCTCTTTATTTGCTTCGGCGACTCTCCCCTTTCACCCATCTTCAAAGGAATCCATTTTCCTCAGAAGGGCTACTCTTGAAGTTCGCACCTCTACCATCATTTAACGAACTAAACGATCTGGTTATGAAATTAGTTAAAATTGTAGCAAAGAATTTGACTTCATGCAATCTATTCTTGCAATTTTGCTGCAATAAGCTGTGCTGTGTTTGCCGGAATCCCTGCAGCAATCAGCTCCTCAAGGCTTGCTTCTTTCATTTTTTTCACGGATCCGAAATGCTTCAGCAGGGTTTTGCGCCGCTTTTCCCCTACTCCCGGTATATCATCCAAAATCGATTGAAAGGCTGTTTTTCCTCTTGTCTGTCTGTGAAAAGTAATCGCAAAGCGATGCACTTCATCCTGGATACGCTGCAGCAGATAAAACTCCTGGCTGTTGCGTTCAAGTTCAATAACAGTTGGCGGACTTCCGATCATTAAATTAGAGGTCCGGTGCTTCTCATCCTTCACAAGTCCTGCAACAGGGATCGATAAACCCAGTTCATTTTCCAGAACGTCCTGTGCTGCAGCCAGATGCCCCTTGCCTCCGTCAATGATTATCAAATCTGGAAGCGGCAGTGACTCTTTCAACACCCTCGTGTACCTTCTGCGGACAACTTCACGCATGGACTCGTAATCATCAGGTCCCTGCACTGTTTTAATTTTGTACTTGCGGTATTCTTTTTTGGACGGCTTTCCATCTATAAACACAATCATTGCAGATACAGGGTCTGTCCCTTGAATATTTGAATTATCAAATGCTTCGATTCTTGCAGGTGTATAGATACCCATTTTTTCTCCAAGCTGATCAATTGCTTTGATTGTTCTTTCTTCATCACGCTCGATGAGAGAAAATTTTTCTTTTAAAGCAATCTTGGCATTTTGATGTGCAAGCAATACAAGATCCTTTTTCTTTCCGCGCTTAGGGTGAATGGCTGAAACATGAAGAAGCTGCTCTGCCATTTCATGGTCCACACTTTCAGGCAGCAGAATTTCTTTAGGCAGAATATGATTGTTTTTGGAGTAAAATTGGCCAAGAAATGTTAAGAATTCTTCTTCTGGCTCCTGATACAGCGGAAACATGGCAATATCACGTTCTATCAATTTTCCCTGACGGATGAAGAAAACCTGAACGCACATCCATCCTTTATCATAGGAATAGCCAAACACATCACGATCGACAAAATCATTCAGCGCCATTTTCTGTTTTTCCATGGTTGCATCAATATAGGCGATGGAATCACGATATTCCTTTGCCCGTTCGAAATCCAAATTTTCAGCAGCAGCAAGCATCTTCTTTGAAAGTTCTTCTTTAATCTGCTTGAAACCGCCTTTTAAAAAACGGGACATCTCATCGACCATTTGACGGTTTTGCTCTTGTGTCACCTTATAGACACACGGGGCCAGACACTGACCCATATGATAATAAAGGCAAACGCGGTCTGGAAGCGTTGAACATTTTCTAAGCGGATATAGCCGGTCCAGCAATTTTTTCGTCTCTCTCGCAGCCTGTACGTTAGGATATGGACCAAAGTATTTTCCATGATCTTTTTTGACATTCCTTGTGACAATAAGACGCGGATGACGTTCAGCTGTTATTTTAATAAATGGATACGTTTTATCATCCTTTAGCATGACGTTGTATTTAGGATCATGCTTTTTAATTAGATTTAATTCTAAGATCAGCGCCTCGATGTTTGAAGATGTGACGATATATTCAAAATCCTTGATTTCATTTACAAGCCTTTGGGTTTTACCGTCATGTGAGCCGGTAAAGTAAGAACGCACCCTGTTTTTAAGCACTTTTGCTTTTCCCACATAGATAATGGTTCCGAATCGGTCTTTCATTAAATAACAGCCCGGCTGATCTGGCAGAAGTGCCAGCTTTTCTTTTATTAGTTGTTCCATAGCGGACACTCCGTTTCCCTGAAGTTAAGCGCAGAATAAATATCGATCAATTACGACTAGTTATTCCTTTTATTGTACCATTTTAGAGCGCCGGAGTCTTTTCTTTACGTCCATGGGTGACTTACCTTGCCTCCAAGGCGCCAAATCATTTCCTGAGCAATAATTGACAATTTTTTTGACAGCTGTCCTGTCTTCAAAAATAAAAAAAAGATCCAGATAAACCGGATCTTTTTTTATTAAGCGTGCTTATTTAAAAGTTCTGCTAATGCTTCTTTAGGCTGGAAGCCGACTGTTTTGTCAACAACTTCGCCATTTTTGAAAACAAGCAATGTAGGAATACTCATAACGCCGTATTTGCCTGCAGTTTCTTGGTTTTCATCAACATCAAGCTTAACGATTTTCACTTTATCGCCCAGTTCCTGATCAAGCTCTTCAAGGACCGGAGCAATCATTTTACAAGGTCCGCACCAAGGAGCCCAAAAGTCTGCCAGAACGACACCTTGGCTAGTTTCAGTTGTAAAGGTTTGATCTGTTACATTAGTAATTGCCATTATATTTTCCTCCTAATTATTCAAGTGATGCTTAAAGTATAGCATTAAAGAATGTGACCTGCTAATTTTTTGCTCACTATTCCTTTTCCCTTACTTTGTGATGAAAAACATTTTTTCATTCAAATCAAAAACACGCCCCTAAGTGCGTGTTTTTATGAAAATGATATTATGAATGAACTTTTAATTTTTTAAACTCTTCTGTTAACATAGGAACAACTTCAAATAAATCTCCTACAATTCCATAATCGGCTATTTTGAAAATGTTTGCTTCAGGATCTTTATTAATTGCCACAATAATCTTTGAGTTAGACATTCCGGCTAAATGCTGGATTGCTCCAGAAATACCGCATGCAATGTATAGATCAGGAGTTACCACTTTTCCTGTTTGGCCGATTTGCAGGGAGTAGTCGCAATAATCAGCATCGCAGGCACCGCGGGAAGCTCCAACTGCTCCGCCGAGAACATCTGATAGTTCCTTCAGCGGATTAAAGCCTTCTGTGCTTTTTACTCCGCGTCCGCCGGCTACAATGACTTTAGCTTCAGAAAGGTCCACGCCTTCTGTTGCTTTGCGCACCACTTCTTTTACGATTGTGCGAAGATCTTTGATCTCTGCGGAAACAGAAGAAACTTCACCCGTTCTTGTTTCATCCTTTTCAAGCGGAGCAATGTTATTTGGTCTGATTGTTGCAAAAATTGTTCCGTCTGTCACAATCTTTTTCTCGAAAGCTTTTCCTGAATAGATCGGACGGGTGAAAACGATATTTCCGCCTGCTGCTTCTAAATCTGTAGCATCTGAAATAAGACCGGATCCAATCTTAGCAGCAATTTTTGGGGATAAGTCTTTTCCAAGAGCTGTATGCCCGAAAACAAGACCTTCCGGTTTTTCAGCTTCAATAACAGCAAGCAATGCCTGTGAATAGCCGTCAGGTGTATACGTTTTCAATTTCTCATCTTCAACTGTAATGACACGGTCTGCGCCATAATGAATCATTTCTTCAGCTAACGATGCAACACTGTCTCCTACTAAAACGGCTGAAACCTCGCCACCTTCAGAAATCGTTTTACCTGCAGCAATTGCTTCAAAAGAAACATTGCGCAATGATTGATCGCGTACTTCTCCCAATACCAGTACTTTTCTTGCCATTATAAAGTCCCCCTGTTATACGTTTGATTGAAAAATATGCTTTTAGGTAAATACTTAGATTACTTTTGCTTCGTTGCGAAGAAGTGATACTAATTCCTTCACTTGTGCATCCAGATCGCCCTGAAGTACTTTACCCGCTTCTTTTTTAGGCGGCATATAAATTTCGATTGTCTTTGTTTTAGGTTCAACATCATCTTCTTCAAGATCGAGATCATCCAGTTCCAATTCTTCTAAAGGCTTTTTCTTTGCTTTCATAATACCCGGCAAAGATGGATAACGAGGCTCATTCAATCCCTGCTGTGCTGTTACAAGCAATGGCAATGTTGTTTCAATTACTTCTGAATCACCTTCAACATCGCGGACGACTGTTGCTTTGTTTCCGTCAATCTCAAGCTTTGTAATCGTTGTTACATAAGGAATATTCAGAAGTTCAGCCAGACGAGGTCCTACTTGTCCGGATCCGCCATCAATCGCCACATTTCCTCCTATGATAAGATCTGCATCTTTATCCTTGAAGTATTCAGCAAGAATTTTGGAGGTTGTAAATTGATCTCCATCTTCAAGGTCATCTTCCGTATTAATTAACACAGCCTTGTCACACCCCATAGCAAGTGCTGTACGCAATTCTTTTTCAGATTCTTCACCGCCGATTGTCACTACTGTTACTTCACCGCTGTTTGCATCGCGAATCTGAATTGCTTCTTCAATGGCATATTCATCATAAGGATTAATAATGAATTCAGCGCCATCTTCATTGATTTTGCCGTTTTGAAGCGTTATTTTTTCTTCCGTATCAAACGTTTTCTTCATGATTACATAAATATTCATGTCCATCCCCCTATTTACGTTAAGCATTCAATTTAGTTGTATAGAAAAAACGTCAGGAACGTTTTATCAAATAATTTATTCGCCTTTAAACTGAGGCTGTCTTTTCTCAAGAAAAGCACTGATTCCTTCTTTTGCATCTGCGCTTTCAAATACAGTCCCGAAATAGCCCGCTTCTTTTTTCACCCGTTCATGATACGGAAGGGTTTTAGAAGCATTGATTAAATCAATGGCTGCACTGACAGATATCGGACTTTTCGCAGCAAATTTCTTTGCAAGCTTCATCGTTTCATCTAATAAGGATTCTTCTGCAAAAGCATGGTTGGCAAGACCGTACTTGACTGCCTCTGCTCCTGAAATCGGTTCACTTGTCAGCAGCATTTCAAGAGCTTTTGCTTCTCCAACATACTTAGGAAGACGCTGCGATCCTGCGAAGCCTGGAATAAGTCCAAGCTGAAGCTCAGGCAGCCCAAGCTTTGCATTCTCAGTGACAAGTCTTACATGGCAGCTCATTGCAAGCTCAAGGCCCCCGCCTAGAGCAGCACCATGAATTGACGCGATGACAGGTTTTGAAAATGTTTCAATTCTCTCAAAAAGTTTCTGTCCGTTTGCAGCAAGCTTAGAGAACTCTTCACCATTCGGCACTGAAATAAATTCCTTTATGTCAGCCCCTGCAGAGAAGAATCGTCCCTCGCCATTAATGACAATGACCCTGACTTCTTTATTCGCTTCAAACTCATCCATAAGGGATGAAAGCTCTTTCAAAACATAAGATGAAAGGGCATTTGCGGGAGGTTGGTGAATGGTTACGACCGCAACATAATCTTCTACTTTAACATTTAAATAACTCACAGCTCAGGCCTCCTTATGTATTTAAACTATTACGTTAGGGAGGGTTTTCTTAAACCCTTCCGCAGCCTTTGATCATGAGTTCATGAACGCTTCCTGCAAGTGCAGTTAAATCATATTTCTGATCATTCATGACCCATGTTGTCACCGTTTCATCAATGGTTCCAAATATCATCTGCCTCGCTAAGCGAATATCCAGGGCTTCACTGAATTCGGATGTTTCTTTTCCTGTTTGAATAATCGAATCAAGAATATTTAAATATCCTTTCAGAACCTCGTTGATTCTCAGGCGCAATTCTTTATTTGACTGCCTGAGTTCAAGCTGGGTAACGATGGCAAGATGATGATCTTCGGCTAAAAGAGAAAAATGTTTTTCTATCAACATGTATAACTTCTCCGCCGCCGTGTCCTTTCCTGCTATTTCTTGTTGAATTTTTTCGATAAATACGCCCATTTTTTCCTGAAACAAGGAAATCAGGATGTCTTCTTTATTCTTAAAATAAAGATAAATGGTTCCGTCTGCGACTCCCGCCTGCTTGGCAATCTTTGAAACCTGTGCATGATGATAGCCGTTTTCAGCGATGACAATGGCAGCTGCATCTATAATTTGGAGATATTTTGGTCTTTTCTGTTTCAATATCAAATCGTCCCTTCAAACTGAATGAATAATCATTCATAATTTAATCATAAAATTACATCATCCATCTGTCAAGAAGAAAGATGATTTTATCTACATTATGATAGATGAAATGAACCATCTCAGCAATAGGATGAGATGGTTCTTTTATATTTTCTATTCTTATTGCTCTTCATTTTATTGAATAAGGCCATTTATATAAACGGTTTTCTGATTAATTGGCATTTTTCAGTTTTTCTTTTTCTTCTTCTACAAGTGAGCGCCTCAAAATTTTTCCGACTGCTGTTTTTGGCAGCTCTTTGCGGAATTCATAGATTCTTGGGATCTTGTAAGCTGCCATATGCTTGCGGGCAAATTCATCAAATTCCTGCTCAGTCGCCACAGCCCCTTCTTTTAAAACGATATATGCCTTCACCGTTTCTCCCCGGTAAGGATCGGGAATACCGGCTACTACTACTTCCTGCACTTTTTCGTGCTCATATAAAACCTCTTCGATTTCACGCGGATAAATATTGAATCCCCCGGCGATAATCATATCTTTTTTCCGGTCAACGATATAGAAATATCCTTCTTCGTCCATATAGCCAATGTCACCGGTTAAAAGCCAGCCGTCTCTTAATACGGCATCAGTTTCCTCTTGTTTTTTCCAATACCCTTTCATAACCTGCGGACCTCTCACAGCAATTTCTCCAAGCTCATTGTATTTTGCCTGCTTGCCTGTTTCAAAAGACAGAATAATAGAGTCTGTATTAGGCCATGGCACACCGATGCTTCCTTTTTTCCGGTGCGACCAGAGGAAGTTGGAGTGCGTAACAGGGGATGCTTCTGACAAGCCGTATCCTTCCACAAGCTTACCGCCAGTTTCGCGCTCGAATTTCTCCTGAACTTCTGCCGGAAGAGGAGCTGATCCGCTTATACACGATTCCACGGATGAAAGATCATAGTTTTTCAGATCCGGATGATTTAGTAATGCAATATAAATAGTAGGAGCTCCCGGGAACAGTGTCGGTTTTAATTTATCAATAGCTTTAAGCGTATCTGTCGCATCGAATTTGGGAAGCAGGATCATTTTAAAGCCTTGCATAATCGATAGGTTCATAACCGCTGTCATCCCGTAAACATGGAAAAACGGCAATATGCCAAGCACGGATTCTTCTCCGCGTTTGCATTTATACATCCAGGATGAGCACATGGACGTATTTGCAACCAGATTTTCATGCGTCAGCATAACTCCTTTTGGAAAACCGGTTGTTCCTCCTGTATACTGCAGCAAGGCAATATCCTCTTTAGGATTTGTTTCTATTTCCTCAATAGACGTGTGCTGCCGTTTCATGATTTCTTTGAATAAATGCGTGTGTCCGCTGTGCTCTATTTTTACCACGATTTGATTTTGCTTTTTCTGCACAAAAGGGTACAGAAGATTTTTCGGGAAAGGGAGATAATCTTTTATGCTTGTTGCAATAATATGCTCAATGCTTGTCAGCGCTTTCATTTTTGAGACTTTTGGGTAAAGGAGATCAAGTGTAATGATGTATTTCGCATCAGAATCATTCAGTTGATACTCAAGCTCCCTTTCCATGTACAGAGGATTTGTTTGAACGACAATACCTCCCGCAAATAAGATTCCATAGTAAGCAATCACTGCCTGTGGACAATTCGGGAGCATAATGGATACTCTTTCGTCTTTCTTTAATCCAAGTTCCTGGAGGTAGCCTGCAAGTTTTAAAGATTGTTCATAAATCTCTGTAAAAGTCAGTTCCTTGCCTAAAAAGTGAATAGCTGTTTTTGTCGGAAATTCTTGTGCTGCTTGTGCGAGATAAGATTGAAGAGGCTTGTTGTCAATTTCAGCATAATGAGGTATTTCTTCAGGATATAGATGAAGCCAAGGTTTTTGAACTTCCATTTCATTTCCTCCCTTTGTCGCCATTATGACTTTTGGCTTATAAAGAAAGTATACCAAAGTTATATTTAGAATATAGAATGTTTTTGAATTATTTTAAATGGATTAATAAAAGCGCAAACGCCCGTTTAGCCGGCAGGAAAGCCTTGGTTTGACTTTTCCCGCGGATTTGTTTTGGCCGAGGAGTTGGGCGCATCGGCTTACCATGAATGCGAAGAACTTTATACATATCTTATTTAAAAAAATCCGGATTCATGTCATGAAATCCGGATTTTCTTCATAATATTAAATTTTTCAAGCGAAAAAAACCATAAAGATAATGCCTATTACAATAAACAAACCGCATACTCCAAACAGTACTTTTGCTAATGTTTCCACTGTTTTCTCCCCTTAAATGCCTGCGCCGATAACGTAGGATAGACCAATTGAAATCACCATTGAAATAAAGCCTACCGCACGATTGTCATTTTGAATTTCATCATCTATTCTGAATTTAGGCGTTAAAAACTCATAGATAAAATAGCCAAAAAGCAATAATATGAAGCCAAACATCCCCCAGCCAACCATCTCAAGCAGGGTATCATGCTGCCCAATTGAAAAACGGAACACATTGGCAATTCCAAATATCTTTCCGCCCGTCGTCATTGCAACTGCAAGATTCCCTTTTTGAATTTCTTCCCAGTTATTATATTTCGTCACCAGTTCAAAAATGGTCAAAAACACAACAATGCATAAGATGACTACGCTAAAATACGCTGCTGTCTGAACGAATTCATTCTCCCAAAATTGATTCATTTCTAATCTCCCATATTTCGATTATTTTAATTCAACAATCGTAACGCCTGAACCGCCCTCGCCGGATTCCCCGTACCGGGTGCTCTTAACGTTTCTATGCTTTTTCAAGTATTCCTGCACTCCTGTTCGAAGTGCTCCAGTCCCTTTGCCGTGAATAATTGAAATTCTCGGATAGCCGGCGAGCACAGCATCGTCCATATATTTTTCTACTCTGAGAAGAGCATTCTCATACCGTTCGCCTCTTAAATCAAGTTCGAGGGAGACATGATAATCCTTGCCTTTTACCATTGCAAGAGGCTTGGTTTCAACAGGCTTAGGTCTGCTGATGTACTGCAGATCATCTTCTTTCACCTTCATTTTCAGAATGCCGATTTGCACCTGCCATTCTTGGCCGCCTACTTTTGACAGCAGATGCCCTTTTTGGTTGAAGCTGATGACTTTCACTTCATCGCCCTCTGCATA contains these protein-coding regions:
- the uvrC gene encoding excinuclease ABC subunit UvrC, producing MEQLIKEKLALLPDQPGCYLMKDRFGTIIYVGKAKVLKNRVRSYFTGSHDGKTQRLVNEIKDFEYIVTSSNIEALILELNLIKKHDPKYNVMLKDDKTYPFIKITAERHPRLIVTRNVKKDHGKYFGPYPNVQAARETKKLLDRLYPLRKCSTLPDRVCLYYHMGQCLAPCVYKVTQEQNRQMVDEMSRFLKGGFKQIKEELSKKMLAAAENLDFERAKEYRDSIAYIDATMEKQKMALNDFVDRDVFGYSYDKGWMCVQVFFIRQGKLIERDIAMFPLYQEPEEEFLTFLGQFYSKNNHILPKEILLPESVDHEMAEQLLHVSAIHPKRGKKKDLVLLAHQNAKIALKEKFSLIERDEERTIKAIDQLGEKMGIYTPARIEAFDNSNIQGTDPVSAMIVFIDGKPSKKEYRKYKIKTVQGPDDYESMREVVRRRYTRVLKESLPLPDLIIIDGGKGHLAAAQDVLENELGLSIPVAGLVKDEKHRTSNLMIGSPPTVIELERNSQEFYLLQRIQDEVHRFAITFHRQTRGKTAFQSILDDIPGVGEKRRKTLLKHFGSVKKMKEASLEELIAAGIPANTAQLIAAKLQE
- the trxA gene encoding thioredoxin, which produces MAITNVTDQTFTTETSQGVVLADFWAPWCGPCKMIAPVLEELDQELGDKVKIVKLDVDENQETAGKYGVMSIPTLLVFKNGEVVDKTVGFQPKEALAELLNKHA
- a CDS encoding electron transfer flavoprotein subunit alpha/FixB family protein, with protein sequence MARKVLVLGEVRDQSLRNVSFEAIAAGKTISEGGEVSAVLVGDSVASLAEEMIHYGADRVITVEDEKLKTYTPDGYSQALLAVIEAEKPEGLVFGHTALGKDLSPKIAAKIGSGLISDATDLEAAGGNIVFTRPIYSGKAFEKKIVTDGTIFATIRPNNIAPLEKDETRTGEVSSVSAEIKDLRTIVKEVVRKATEGVDLSEAKVIVAGGRGVKSTEGFNPLKELSDVLGGAVGASRGACDADYCDYSLQIGQTGKVVTPDLYIACGISGAIQHLAGMSNSKIIVAINKDPEANIFKIADYGIVGDLFEVVPMLTEEFKKLKVHS
- a CDS encoding electron transfer flavoprotein subunit beta/FixA family protein, producing the protein MNIYVIMKKTFDTEEKITLQNGKINEDGAEFIINPYDEYAIEEAIQIRDANSGEVTVVTIGGEESEKELRTALAMGCDKAVLINTEDDLEDGDQFTTSKILAEYFKDKDADLIIGGNVAIDGGSGQVGPRLAELLNIPYVTTITKLEIDGNKATVVRDVEGDSEVIETTLPLLVTAQQGLNEPRYPSLPGIMKAKKKPLEELELDDLDLEEDDVEPKTKTIEIYMPPKKEAGKVLQGDLDAQVKELVSLLRNEAKVI
- a CDS encoding enoyl-CoA hydratase; this encodes MSYLNVKVEDYVAVVTIHQPPANALSSYVLKELSSLMDEFEANKEVRVIVINGEGRFFSAGADIKEFISVPNGEEFSKLAANGQKLFERIETFSKPVIASIHGAALGGGLELAMSCHVRLVTENAKLGLPELQLGLIPGFAGSQRLPKYVGEAKALEMLLTSEPISGAEAVKYGLANHAFAEESLLDETMKLAKKFAAKSPISVSAAIDLINASKTLPYHERVKKEAGYFGTVFESADAKEGISAFLEKRQPQFKGE
- a CDS encoding TetR family transcriptional regulator; this translates as MKQKRPKYLQIIDAAAIVIAENGYHHAQVSKIAKQAGVADGTIYLYFKNKEDILISLFQEKMGVFIEKIQQEIAGKDTAAEKLYMLIEKHFSLLAEDHHLAIVTQLELRQSNKELRLRINEVLKGYLNILDSIIQTGKETSEFSEALDIRLARQMIFGTIDETVTTWVMNDQKYDLTALAGSVHELMIKGCGRV
- a CDS encoding AMP-binding protein; translated protein: MEVQKPWLHLYPEEIPHYAEIDNKPLQSYLAQAAQEFPTKTAIHFLGKELTFTEIYEQSLKLAGYLQELGLKKDERVSIMLPNCPQAVIAYYGILFAGGIVVQTNPLYMERELEYQLNDSDAKYIITLDLLYPKVSKMKALTSIEHIIATSIKDYLPFPKNLLYPFVQKKQNQIVVKIEHSGHTHLFKEIMKRQHTSIEEIETNPKEDIALLQYTGGTTGFPKGVMLTHENLVANTSMCSSWMYKCKRGEESVLGILPFFHVYGMTAVMNLSIMQGFKMILLPKFDATDTLKAIDKLKPTLFPGAPTIYIALLNHPDLKNYDLSSVESCISGSAPLPAEVQEKFERETGGKLVEGYGLSEASPVTHSNFLWSHRKKGSIGVPWPNTDSIILSFETGKQAKYNELGEIAVRGPQVMKGYWKKQEETDAVLRDGWLLTGDIGYMDEEGYFYIVDRKKDMIIAGGFNIYPREIEEVLYEHEKVQEVVVAGIPDPYRGETVKAYIVLKEGAVATEQEFDEFARKHMAAYKIPRIYEFRKELPKTAVGKILRRSLVEEEKEKLKNAN
- a CDS encoding DUF350 domain-containing protein; translation: MNQFWENEFVQTAAYFSVVILCIVVFLTIFELVTKYNNWEEIQKGNLAVAMTTGGKIFGIANVFRFSIGQHDTLLEMVGWGMFGFILLLFGYFIYEFLTPKFRIDDEIQNDNRAVGFISMVISIGLSYVIGAGI